One genomic window of Marinobacter adhaerens HP15 includes the following:
- a CDS encoding acyl-CoA dehydrogenase family protein, translated as MTVSVDKEELAMFRDSVIKVLEKEVTPHYEAWEKSGLVPRELWNTLGNAGMLCVDVPEEWGGIGAPFQFSVVVGEELARMGFGALSTNVMVHSDIVAPYLSHMGNEEQRQQWLPKLVSGEAVGAIAMTEPGAGSDLQAIRTSAVKDGDEYILNGSKTFITNGQHADMVIVAAKTDPKAGARGISLFLVDTSLPGFSKGRNLDKIGQHSGDTSELFFSDMRIPASALLGEEGQGFVYLMKELPRERLVIGALGVAAARGSLDLTIAYAQERELFGQKLAQLQNTRFEIARMETDYRVNKAFVDQCIDQYDLGELDAPTASMAKYSATEMQCRVADGCLQLFGGYGYTTEYPISRAFIDARVQRIYGGTSEVMKEIIARSVLGKA; from the coding sequence ATGACCGTGTCTGTTGATAAAGAAGAACTGGCGATGTTCCGGGATTCCGTTATCAAGGTCCTGGAAAAAGAAGTGACGCCGCACTACGAAGCCTGGGAAAAATCCGGGCTGGTTCCCCGCGAGCTCTGGAACACCCTGGGCAACGCCGGGATGCTCTGCGTGGATGTACCCGAAGAGTGGGGTGGCATAGGTGCGCCTTTCCAGTTCTCCGTGGTGGTGGGTGAAGAGCTGGCCCGCATGGGATTCGGCGCGCTGTCCACCAACGTGATGGTGCACTCGGACATCGTGGCTCCCTACCTGAGCCACATGGGTAATGAAGAGCAACGGCAGCAGTGGCTGCCCAAGCTGGTCTCCGGCGAAGCCGTTGGCGCCATTGCCATGACCGAGCCCGGCGCAGGCAGTGACCTGCAGGCGATCCGCACCAGCGCGGTGAAAGATGGCGATGAGTACATCCTTAACGGCTCCAAGACCTTCATCACCAACGGTCAGCATGCCGATATGGTCATCGTTGCCGCGAAAACCGATCCGAAGGCTGGCGCCCGGGGCATCAGTCTGTTCCTGGTGGATACCTCACTGCCTGGCTTCAGCAAAGGCCGCAATCTGGACAAGATCGGCCAACATTCCGGGGATACTTCCGAGCTGTTCTTCTCCGACATGCGCATCCCGGCTTCCGCGCTTCTTGGCGAAGAGGGGCAGGGGTTTGTGTACCTGATGAAGGAGCTGCCCCGGGAGCGGCTGGTGATTGGCGCCCTTGGCGTGGCTGCCGCCCGTGGCTCCCTGGATCTGACCATTGCCTACGCCCAGGAGCGGGAACTGTTCGGACAGAAACTGGCCCAACTGCAGAACACCCGCTTTGAAATCGCGCGCATGGAAACCGACTACCGGGTGAACAAGGCGTTCGTGGACCAGTGCATCGACCAGTACGACCTGGGCGAACTGGACGCGCCAACCGCCTCCATGGCCAAGTACAGCGCCACAGAAATGCAGTGCCGCGTGGCCGATGGCTGCCTGCAGCTGTTCGGCGGTTACGGTTACACCACCGAGTACCCGATTTCCCGAGCCTTTATCGACGCGCGGGTGCAGCGAATCTATGGCGGCACCTCGGAAGTCATGAAAGAAATCATTGCCCGCTCTGTGCTGGGCAAAGCCTGA
- a CDS encoding MerR family transcriptional regulator, whose translation MDIKQTYSISELAKEFDVTTRSIRFYEDQELLRPTRRGQTRIFSSKDRVRLKLILRGKRMGFSLAETKELFDLWDETLSGNEKQLLKMLTILENKRAQLEQQKNDIAQAEMEMDTAEARCREALAELQKKKKQQAPAKEEARQTAEN comes from the coding sequence ATGGACATTAAACAGACATACAGCATCAGCGAGCTCGCCAAAGAGTTCGACGTGACAACCCGGAGCATTCGTTTCTACGAGGATCAGGAGCTGCTCAGGCCCACGCGGCGCGGGCAGACACGGATCTTCAGTTCAAAAGACCGAGTGCGTCTGAAGCTTATTCTCCGCGGCAAGCGAATGGGATTTTCCCTCGCGGAAACAAAAGAATTGTTCGATCTGTGGGACGAAACCCTCAGCGGCAATGAAAAACAGCTGCTGAAGATGCTGACCATCCTGGAAAACAAACGGGCTCAGCTGGAACAGCAGAAAAACGACATTGCCCAGGCAGAAATGGAAATGGATACAGCCGAAGCCCGGTGCCGAGAAGCCCTGGCCGAGCTGCAGAAGAAAAAGAAACAGCAGGCGCCGGCGAAAGAAGAAGCCAGGCAGACCGCTGAAAACTAA
- a CDS encoding sodium-dependent transporter encodes MRKRHEFIEESRKQWSSEPAFVASMAAAAVGLGNLWRFPYMVGENGGGAFVVAYLLALIVVVLPIMILEVSAGRLSKGSTVQTYRQVNRFGVVYGWFVVLITVAITSYYLVITGWTLGYAVDAATNNLQVFDDFTAGYNSLWYFFAVTVVGAIILAKDVTAIELLSKILMPVLIVVMIGLVILASRTSGWEQTKDFFFQVDWSRLTDGKLWAFAFGQAFYSLAIGQGYLVTYGSFIPRQTHVPRACLIVAGTETSVALLAGWMIFPFVFSLGMEPTEGSQLAFVTMPRVFEDMAGGYWVGTLFFSLFFMAAFSSSLAGLKVMIAAVAEEFRLSNGKAVSLVTLMMLVLGTASALSFTPLEWNIAGEPVLDVIDRVAGGNVIIFSGVLGAALFCWFIPPEKIRTVLGTQSRWWEWRIYLIGRYLPLVMLFWIVVTYALNQVGITPA; translated from the coding sequence GTGCGAAAGCGCCACGAGTTTATTGAGGAATCCCGCAAACAGTGGAGTTCCGAGCCTGCGTTTGTGGCTTCGATGGCCGCAGCGGCTGTGGGGCTCGGGAACCTGTGGCGGTTTCCGTACATGGTGGGGGAGAACGGTGGTGGCGCTTTTGTGGTGGCTTATCTGCTGGCGCTGATTGTGGTGGTTTTGCCCATCATGATTCTGGAAGTGTCGGCGGGGCGTCTTTCCAAGGGTAGTACGGTTCAGACCTACCGGCAGGTGAACCGCTTCGGCGTGGTGTATGGCTGGTTTGTGGTGCTGATCACCGTTGCCATTACCAGCTATTACCTCGTGATCACCGGTTGGACCCTGGGTTATGCAGTGGATGCGGCAACAAACAACCTCCAGGTTTTTGATGACTTTACCGCGGGGTACAACTCGCTTTGGTATTTTTTCGCGGTCACTGTGGTGGGGGCGATCATCCTGGCCAAGGATGTAACAGCGATCGAGCTGTTGTCGAAGATCCTGATGCCGGTGTTGATCGTTGTGATGATCGGGCTGGTGATTCTGGCCAGCCGCACATCCGGCTGGGAGCAGACCAAGGATTTCTTTTTCCAGGTGGACTGGAGTCGCCTCACGGACGGCAAGCTCTGGGCGTTTGCCTTCGGCCAGGCGTTCTATTCTCTGGCGATTGGCCAGGGTTACCTGGTGACCTATGGCAGCTTTATTCCCCGACAGACTCACGTGCCCCGGGCCTGTCTGATTGTTGCTGGCACGGAGACCAGTGTGGCGCTGCTGGCGGGCTGGATGATCTTTCCGTTTGTGTTCAGCCTGGGTATGGAGCCGACCGAGGGCAGTCAGCTGGCGTTTGTGACCATGCCGCGGGTGTTTGAGGATATGGCTGGCGGCTACTGGGTGGGTACGCTGTTTTTCAGCCTGTTTTTCATGGCGGCATTCAGTTCGAGCCTCGCCGGGCTGAAGGTGATGATTGCGGCGGTGGCGGAAGAGTTTCGGCTCAGCAATGGCAAGGCTGTGAGTCTTGTTACCCTAATGATGCTGGTGCTTGGAACGGCATCCGCACTGAGCTTCACGCCGCTGGAATGGAATATTGCCGGTGAGCCGGTGCTGGATGTGATCGACCGGGTGGCCGGGGGTAATGTGATTATTTTCTCCGGGGTGTTGGGCGCCGCTTTGTTCTGCTGGTTTATTCCGCCCGAGAAAATCCGGACGGTGTTGGGTACCCAGAGCCGTTGGTGGGAGTGGCGGATCTACCTGATTGGCCGCTATCTGCCGCTGGTGATGCTGTTCTGGATTGTGGTGACCTACGCCCTGAACCAGGTGGGCATTACTCCGGCCTGA
- a CDS encoding thiolase family protein has product MSNNDVVIAGSARTPMGGMMGSLSSVRSPDLGAISIKAAIERSGLQPADVQEVIMGCVLPAGLGQAPARQASRASGIPDSSGCTTINKMCGSGMQAVIMAHDQIKAGTNNIMIAGGMENMSQAPYLLPKARGGMRMGHGQVMDSMFLDGLEDAYEGGLMGVFAQRTADKYDISRQAMDEFAIGSLQKSLAAIENGWFRDEIVPVTVSGRGGDTEVDTDEQPGNAKPEKIPHLKPAFAKDGSVTAANSSSISDGASALVLASAAEADARGLTPQARIVAHATHARLPAEFTLAPIGSIEKVLKKAGWSVDDVDLFEINEAFAVVTLAAINELKLPADKVNVHGGACALGHPIGSSGSRIIVTLINALKQRGLKRGVASLCIGGGEGTAVAIELI; this is encoded by the coding sequence ATGAGCAACAACGACGTAGTGATTGCAGGATCAGCGCGCACCCCCATGGGTGGCATGATGGGCTCCCTCAGCTCCGTGCGCTCCCCGGATCTGGGCGCCATCTCCATCAAGGCGGCCATTGAACGCTCCGGCCTACAGCCTGCGGATGTGCAGGAAGTGATCATGGGCTGCGTGCTGCCAGCAGGCCTCGGCCAGGCCCCGGCCCGCCAGGCTTCCCGCGCCTCCGGCATTCCCGATAGCTCCGGCTGCACCACCATCAACAAGATGTGCGGCTCCGGTATGCAGGCCGTGATCATGGCTCACGACCAGATCAAGGCCGGTACCAATAACATCATGATCGCCGGCGGCATGGAAAACATGAGCCAGGCGCCGTACCTGCTGCCCAAGGCCCGCGGTGGTATGCGCATGGGCCACGGTCAGGTAATGGACAGCATGTTCCTGGATGGTCTGGAAGACGCCTACGAAGGCGGCCTGATGGGTGTCTTCGCACAGCGCACCGCTGATAAATACGACATCAGCCGCCAGGCCATGGACGAATTTGCCATCGGCTCCCTGCAGAAATCCCTGGCAGCCATCGAAAACGGCTGGTTCCGGGACGAGATTGTCCCGGTCACCGTTTCTGGTCGTGGCGGCGACACCGAAGTCGACACCGACGAGCAGCCGGGCAACGCCAAACCGGAGAAAATCCCGCACCTGAAGCCGGCCTTCGCCAAAGACGGCTCCGTGACTGCCGCCAACTCAAGTTCCATTAGCGATGGCGCCTCCGCCCTTGTGCTGGCCTCCGCCGCCGAAGCCGACGCCCGTGGCCTGACACCCCAGGCCCGCATCGTGGCCCACGCCACCCACGCACGTCTGCCGGCCGAGTTCACCCTTGCGCCCATCGGTTCCATCGAGAAGGTGCTGAAGAAAGCCGGCTGGAGCGTGGACGACGTGGATCTCTTCGAGATCAACGAAGCCTTTGCTGTGGTGACCCTGGCAGCCATCAACGAGCTGAAACTGCCGGCTGACAAGGTCAACGTCCACGGTGGCGCCTGTGCCCTGGGGCATCCGATCGGTTCTTCCGGTTCGCGGATTATCGTTACCCTGATCAATGCCCTGAAGCAGCGTGGTCTGAAGCGCGGTGTGGCTTCGTTGTGTATTGGTGGTGGCGAGGGGACTGCCGTTGCCATCGAGTTGATTTGA
- a CDS encoding isovaleryl-CoA dehydrogenase — translation MKSQYSELNFGLGETLDMLREQINGFAASEIAPRAEEIDRNNEFPMDLWRKMGDMGLLGITVSEEYGGSDMGYLAHVIAMEEISRASASVGLSYGAHSNLCVNQIHRNGTEEQKQKYLPKLVSGEHIGALAMSEPNAGSDVISMKLTAKDEGDHYLLNGNKMWITNGPDANTYVIYAKTDTSAGSRGVTAFIVERDAPGFSRHQKLDKLGMRGSNTCELVFQDCKVPKENVLGGVGNGAKVLMSGLDYERLVLSGGPLGIMQAAMDVVVPYIRERKQFGQAIGEFELVQGKVADMYTWMNTAKSYVYMVAMSADRGAETTRKDAAGAILYSAEMATKIALDAIQLLGGNGYINEYPTGRLLRDAKLYEIGAGTSEIRRMLIGRELYLNK, via the coding sequence ATGAAATCACAATACTCAGAGCTCAACTTCGGCCTCGGCGAAACCCTCGATATGCTCCGCGAGCAGATCAACGGCTTTGCTGCTTCCGAAATCGCACCGCGCGCCGAGGAAATTGACCGCAACAACGAGTTCCCCATGGACCTGTGGCGGAAAATGGGCGACATGGGCCTGCTGGGTATCACCGTGAGCGAAGAATACGGCGGCTCCGACATGGGCTACCTGGCGCACGTCATCGCCATGGAAGAAATCAGCCGTGCTTCCGCCTCCGTTGGCCTCTCCTACGGTGCCCACTCCAACCTGTGTGTGAACCAGATTCACCGCAACGGCACCGAAGAACAGAAACAGAAATACCTGCCGAAGCTCGTTAGCGGCGAGCACATTGGCGCCCTGGCCATGTCCGAGCCCAACGCCGGCTCCGACGTCATCTCCATGAAACTGACCGCCAAAGATGAAGGTGACCACTACCTCCTCAACGGCAACAAAATGTGGATCACCAACGGCCCGGATGCGAACACCTACGTCATCTACGCCAAGACCGACACCTCCGCCGGCTCCAGGGGTGTCACCGCCTTCATCGTAGAGCGCGACGCCCCGGGCTTCAGCCGTCACCAGAAACTCGACAAGCTCGGCATGCGCGGCTCCAACACCTGTGAACTGGTGTTCCAGGACTGCAAAGTACCCAAGGAAAATGTGCTGGGCGGTGTTGGCAACGGCGCCAAAGTCCTCATGAGCGGCCTCGACTACGAACGCCTGGTTCTCTCTGGCGGCCCCCTGGGCATCATGCAAGCCGCTATGGACGTGGTCGTACCCTACATCCGCGAGCGCAAGCAGTTCGGCCAGGCCATCGGTGAATTCGAACTGGTCCAGGGCAAAGTCGCCGACATGTACACCTGGATGAACACCGCCAAGTCCTACGTCTACATGGTTGCCATGTCTGCCGACCGTGGCGCGGAAACCACCCGTAAAGACGCCGCCGGCGCGATCCTCTACTCCGCCGAAATGGCCACCAAAATCGCCCTGGACGCCATCCAGCTGCTCGGCGGTAACGGCTACATCAACGAATACCCGACAGGCCGCCTGCTGCGGGACGCCAAGCTGTATGAGATCGGTGCCGGAACGTCCGAGATTCGCCGGATGCTGATCGGCCGTGAGCTGTACCTGAACAAATAA
- a CDS encoding sigma 54-interacting transcriptional regulator, giving the protein MITEAINAPELTGNWIDHLPEAALLVDAGRDLILSANSAMGRMIGSDRQSLVGTPCTHLFTDQRPQLIAFTEETLFRSHGWSRDFFLQHRDGHTVELEISSSRVGEAETQNVLLLLRDRRQLRTLRERHDANHYHRGGLLEWRRVEELFKDMERENQLILHAVGEGIYGVDAEGRGTFANPAAERMLGWRIDELMGRVLHRVVHHSHADGSLYPLKDCPIYAAFRDASVKRVGEDWFWRKDGSGFPVEYTSTPILDNGHPVGAVVVFRDISARQEAQKELQKALEEVETLKHRLEMENAYLQEELSAEYHFHEIFGQSEAIKAIVRRIGMVAPTDANVLITGESGTGKELIARAIHQSSSRRDRPLIRVNCAAIPKDLFESEFFGHIKGAFTGAVSDRVGRFELADGGTLFLDEVGEIPLELQGKLLRVLQDQQFERVGENNTRAVDVRVIAATNRDLKSEVQEKTFREDLYFRLNVFPIESVPLRRRLEDIPILAQEFLNRACQKFNRPQLALKERDVETLKAYHWPGNVRELENVIERQVITSDGRLDLDLPGPESAARTTPAEVAPARHYSGDLMTEQELRELEKQNLTRALTMSSGRVFGDDGAAAMLGIKPTTLTSRLKKLKIEPREFQVRPE; this is encoded by the coding sequence ATGATTACAGAAGCCATCAATGCCCCGGAACTTACCGGAAACTGGATCGACCACCTGCCAGAGGCTGCCCTGCTGGTAGATGCAGGCAGGGACCTGATTCTGTCCGCCAACAGCGCCATGGGCCGAATGATCGGCTCCGACCGGCAATCCCTCGTCGGAACGCCATGCACCCACCTGTTCACCGACCAGCGCCCCCAACTGATTGCCTTCACCGAGGAAACCCTCTTTCGCAGCCACGGCTGGAGCCGCGACTTCTTTCTCCAGCACCGGGACGGCCATACCGTGGAACTGGAGATCTCCTCATCCAGAGTTGGCGAGGCGGAAACCCAGAATGTGCTGCTGTTACTGAGGGACAGACGGCAGCTGCGAACCCTTCGGGAACGCCACGATGCCAACCACTACCATCGGGGCGGCCTGCTTGAATGGCGGCGGGTGGAAGAGCTGTTCAAGGACATGGAGCGGGAAAACCAGCTGATTCTTCATGCTGTCGGGGAAGGCATCTACGGGGTGGATGCCGAGGGGCGCGGCACCTTCGCAAACCCCGCCGCCGAGCGCATGCTGGGATGGCGAATTGACGAGCTTATGGGTCGGGTTCTGCATCGCGTGGTGCACCACTCCCATGCCGATGGCAGCCTTTACCCACTCAAGGACTGCCCGATCTACGCCGCCTTCCGCGATGCCAGCGTGAAGCGCGTGGGCGAAGACTGGTTCTGGCGCAAGGATGGCAGCGGCTTCCCGGTGGAATACACCAGCACGCCGATTCTGGATAACGGGCATCCGGTAGGCGCAGTGGTGGTATTCCGGGACATATCGGCACGGCAGGAGGCCCAGAAGGAGCTGCAGAAAGCGCTGGAGGAAGTGGAGACCCTCAAACACCGGCTGGAAATGGAGAATGCCTATTTACAGGAGGAGCTCAGCGCCGAGTATCATTTCCACGAAATCTTTGGCCAGAGCGAGGCAATCAAAGCCATCGTGCGACGGATCGGCATGGTGGCGCCCACCGATGCCAACGTGCTGATCACCGGTGAATCCGGCACAGGCAAGGAGCTGATCGCCCGTGCCATCCACCAGTCCAGCAGCCGCAGAGACCGCCCGCTAATTCGGGTGAACTGTGCGGCCATCCCCAAGGATCTGTTCGAGAGCGAGTTCTTCGGCCACATCAAGGGCGCCTTCACCGGTGCCGTCAGCGACCGCGTGGGCCGGTTTGAACTGGCCGATGGCGGCACGCTCTTCCTGGACGAAGTGGGTGAAATCCCGCTGGAACTTCAGGGCAAACTGCTCCGGGTGCTGCAGGATCAGCAATTCGAGCGTGTGGGCGAAAACAACACCCGGGCGGTGGATGTTCGTGTGATTGCCGCCACCAACCGGGACCTGAAATCGGAAGTCCAGGAGAAAACGTTCCGGGAAGATCTCTATTTTCGCCTGAACGTGTTCCCCATCGAGTCCGTGCCTTTGCGCCGGCGCCTGGAGGATATTCCCATCCTCGCCCAGGAGTTTCTGAACCGGGCCTGCCAGAAGTTCAACAGACCGCAGCTGGCCCTGAAAGAGCGTGACGTTGAAACTCTGAAAGCCTACCACTGGCCCGGCAATGTGCGGGAGCTGGAGAACGTGATCGAGCGCCAGGTAATCACCTCAGACGGTCGGCTGGATCTGGACCTGCCGGGGCCGGAATCCGCTGCACGAACCACCCCGGCAGAAGTGGCCCCGGCGAGACATTACAGCGGTGACTTGATGACGGAACAGGAGCTGCGGGAGCTGGAGAAACAGAACCTCACCCGGGCCCTTACCATGAGCAGTGGCCGGGTCTTTGGTGACGACGGCGCGGCCGCCATGCTTGGCATCAAACCAACCACGCTGACCTCGCGCCTGAAAAAGCTGAAGATCGAACCGAGAGAATTCCAGGTCAGGCCGGAGTAA
- a CDS encoding 3-hydroxyacyl-CoA dehydrogenase, which produces MEFKNVAAIVTGGASGLGEGAARALAASGCKVAILDLQKEQGRKVAEDIGGIFLECDVSSPDSAEAAINAAREAHGPCGIAVNCAGIATASKILGREGVMPLENFSKVIQVNLIGTFNILRLAAADMAQREPNADGERGVIINTASVAAYEGQIGQAAYSASKGGVVSLTLQSARELAREGIRVNTIAPGLFMTPMMAGMPEEVQESLAATLPFPKRLGKPEEFGMMVDQMVRNPILNGEVIRLDCALRMAPK; this is translated from the coding sequence ATGGAATTCAAAAATGTGGCAGCCATTGTAACAGGCGGTGCTTCCGGGCTGGGCGAGGGTGCAGCCCGTGCGCTGGCGGCATCCGGATGCAAGGTGGCGATCCTGGATCTGCAGAAAGAGCAGGGCCGCAAGGTAGCCGAGGACATTGGCGGGATTTTCCTTGAGTGCGATGTAAGCTCCCCCGACAGCGCCGAAGCGGCCATCAACGCTGCCCGTGAGGCCCATGGCCCCTGCGGTATTGCTGTGAACTGCGCTGGTATTGCCACGGCCTCGAAGATTCTGGGCCGCGAGGGCGTGATGCCGCTGGAGAACTTCAGCAAGGTTATTCAGGTCAACCTGATTGGTACCTTTAACATCCTGCGCCTGGCGGCAGCGGATATGGCCCAGCGCGAACCCAACGCCGATGGTGAGCGCGGTGTGATTATCAACACCGCGTCGGTGGCCGCCTACGAGGGCCAGATTGGCCAGGCGGCCTACAGTGCCTCCAAGGGCGGTGTGGTATCGCTGACCCTGCAGTCCGCTCGTGAGCTGGCTCGCGAAGGCATCCGTGTAAATACGATTGCACCGGGCCTGTTCATGACGCCCATGATGGCGGGTATGCCCGAGGAAGTTCAGGAAAGCCTGGCGGCCACGCTGCCGTTCCCGAAGCGCCTCGGCAAGCCGGAAGAATTCGGCATGATGGTTGACCAGATGGTGCGCAACCCGATTCTCAACGGCGAAGTGATTCGTCTGGACTGCGCGCTTCGCATGGCGCCCAAGTAA
- a CDS encoding carboxyl transferase domain-containing protein, with amino-acid sequence MTILQSKINPRSEEFQANQESMAQAVADLRDKVSTIQQGGGPSYQERHIARGKLLPRERINRLLDDGSPFLEIGQFAAYNVYDEEVPAAGVIAGVGRVSGTECMIIANDATVKGGSYYPLTVKKHLRAQEIALQNRLPCIYLVDSGGANLPRQDEVFPDREHFGRIFYNQARMSADDIPQIAVVMGLCTAGGAYVPAMADESIIVRNQGTIFLAGPPLVKAATGEVVTAEDLGGADVHCKISGVADHYAENDAHALEIARRSVSNLNRRKPTDVEIRKPKAPLYDAEEIYGIVGTDLRKQFDVRDVIARTVDGSEFDEFKRYYGQTLVTGFAHIHGYPVGIIANNGILFSEAAQKGAHFVELCCQRNIPLLFLQNITGFMVGQKYESEGIAKHGAKMVMAVACANVPKITVLIGGSFGAGNYGMCGRAYSPDFLWMWPNARISVMGGEQAAGVMATVRREGMERKGQEWSAEEEAEFKKPIIDTYEHQGHPYYASARLWDDGVIDPAQTREVVALSLSATLNRPAKPTRFGVFRM; translated from the coding sequence ATGACAATACTTCAAAGCAAGATTAATCCCAGGTCCGAAGAGTTCCAGGCCAATCAGGAATCCATGGCCCAGGCCGTAGCCGACCTGCGCGACAAAGTTTCCACCATCCAGCAAGGCGGCGGCCCCTCCTACCAGGAGCGCCACATCGCCCGTGGCAAGCTGCTCCCCAGAGAGCGCATCAACCGCCTCCTGGACGACGGCTCCCCGTTCCTGGAAATTGGCCAGTTCGCCGCCTACAACGTTTACGATGAAGAAGTCCCCGCTGCAGGCGTCATCGCCGGCGTGGGCCGCGTCTCTGGCACCGAATGCATGATCATTGCCAACGACGCCACCGTGAAAGGCGGCAGCTACTACCCGCTGACCGTCAAGAAACACCTGCGCGCCCAGGAAATCGCCCTGCAGAACCGCCTGCCGTGCATCTACCTGGTCGACTCCGGCGGCGCCAACCTGCCCCGCCAGGACGAAGTCTTCCCGGATCGTGAGCACTTCGGCCGCATCTTCTACAACCAGGCCCGCATGTCTGCCGACGACATCCCGCAGATCGCCGTCGTCATGGGCCTGTGTACCGCCGGTGGCGCCTACGTGCCCGCCATGGCGGATGAATCCATTATCGTCCGCAACCAGGGCACCATCTTCCTGGCCGGCCCGCCGCTGGTGAAAGCCGCCACCGGTGAAGTAGTGACCGCCGAAGACCTGGGTGGCGCCGACGTACACTGTAAAATCTCCGGTGTGGCCGACCACTACGCCGAGAACGACGCACACGCCCTGGAAATCGCCCGGCGCAGCGTCTCCAACCTGAACCGTCGCAAGCCAACGGATGTGGAAATCCGCAAGCCCAAGGCACCGCTGTACGACGCCGAGGAAATCTACGGCATCGTTGGCACCGACCTGCGCAAGCAGTTTGACGTGCGTGACGTCATCGCCCGCACAGTCGACGGTTCCGAGTTTGACGAATTCAAACGCTATTACGGCCAGACCCTGGTCACCGGCTTTGCCCATATCCACGGCTACCCGGTGGGCATCATCGCCAACAACGGCATCCTGTTCAGCGAAGCCGCCCAGAAAGGCGCCCACTTCGTTGAATTGTGCTGCCAGCGCAACATCCCGTTGCTGTTCCTGCAGAATATCACCGGGTTCATGGTTGGCCAGAAATACGAATCCGAAGGCATCGCCAAGCACGGCGCCAAGATGGTTATGGCCGTGGCCTGTGCCAACGTGCCCAAGATCACCGTACTGATCGGTGGCTCCTTCGGCGCGGGCAACTACGGCATGTGCGGCCGTGCCTACAGCCCGGATTTCCTCTGGATGTGGCCGAACGCCCGCATCTCGGTGATGGGCGGCGAACAGGCCGCCGGCGTTATGGCCACCGTTCGCCGTGAAGGCATGGAGCGCAAGGGCCAGGAATGGAGCGCCGAGGAAGAAGCTGAATTCAAGAAGCCGATCATCGACACCTACGAACACCAGGGCCACCCGTACTACGCCAGTGCCCGCCTCTGGGACGACGGCGTCATCGACCCGGCCCAGACCCGGGAAGTGGTTGCCCTGAGCCTGTCTGCCACCCTTAACCGACCCGCCAAGCCGACACGCTTTGGCGTGTTCCGGATGTAA
- a CDS encoding enoyl-CoA hydratase-related protein, whose translation MTDNESAVLLKRRDEGIAEVVLNRPDKRNAFDDVIIQQLISTLTEVNADNSVKVVICAPKASTSPPGADLGWMRRMAENSRQENLDDSRELARLMNVLNHLSKPVIGLVQGAAFGGAVGLAACCDIVIATEKSSFCLSEVKLGLIPAVISPYVVRAIGERQARRYFISAEVFTAKQAQEYGLVHIVCDDVDAMEARCNEMLQQLAMNGPEAMKAAKDLVFAVSHKPINDDVIDDTAHRIADIRVGEEGQEGLSAFLNKRKANWVPEEE comes from the coding sequence ATGACAGACAACGAATCCGCAGTTCTGCTCAAACGTCGCGACGAAGGCATTGCCGAGGTGGTTCTCAACCGCCCTGACAAACGCAACGCCTTCGACGACGTGATCATCCAGCAGCTGATCAGCACCCTCACCGAGGTGAATGCCGACAACAGCGTGAAAGTCGTCATCTGCGCTCCGAAGGCAAGCACTTCTCCGCCCGGGGCCGACCTTGGCTGGATGCGCCGCATGGCCGAGAACAGCCGCCAGGAAAACCTGGATGATTCCCGGGAACTGGCGCGACTGATGAACGTACTCAACCACCTCTCCAAGCCCGTGATCGGCCTGGTGCAGGGCGCCGCTTTCGGCGGCGCTGTGGGCCTTGCCGCCTGCTGCGACATCGTCATCGCCACCGAGAAATCCAGCTTCTGCCTCAGCGAAGTGAAGCTCGGCCTGATTCCGGCCGTGATCAGCCCCTACGTGGTGCGCGCCATCGGCGAACGCCAGGCCCGGCGGTACTTCATCTCCGCCGAAGTATTCACTGCCAAGCAGGCTCAGGAATACGGCCTCGTACACATCGTCTGTGACGATGTCGATGCCATGGAAGCCCGCTGCAACGAGATGCTCCAGCAACTGGCCATGAACGGGCCCGAGGCCATGAAAGCCGCCAAGGACCTGGTATTCGCCGTCAGCCACAAGCCCATCAACGACGACGTGATTGACGACACCGCACACCGCATCGCGGATATCCGGGTGGGTGAAGAAGGGCAGGAAGGGCTCAGCGCCTTCCTGAACAAGCGCAAGGCCAACTGGGTTCCGGAGGAAGAATAA